The region atcaaattggttaggccatgattccaagtattttgtagttgtcctccattttgtgactgtaattttatgttaagaggattagggtgggattgtaacaccaaccttacccaggtcacatccctgttccaatgtaaagggagtttcctggagtgtggcctgaactaccttttatctcccaagagataaaaggaaagggtagcaagcagagagttgggaacctcataccaccaagaaagcactgctgggagcagagcgtgtcctttggacctgaggttcctgtgcttgAGATggtcccagaccaagagaagacagaggacaaggaccttcctccagagcgaacagagagagaaagcctttgcctggagctggcacactggaTTTAGCCTTTTatactactttactgtgagaaaataaacttctcttttttaaagccgtccacttgtggtatttctgttatagcagcaccagataactaagacaatttagaaaaaataataatataatttgaGATGGTGAAAACTTTCTAGAGACAGGTGGTGGTGATGAGTACATTACACAGTTTTGTGAAatgtacttaatgccactgaatcgtacacttaaaaatggttaaatagtaaattttatgttatatttattttaccaCACGTTAAAAAtgcactacttaaaaaaaattaatctaagAAATCTCTGTAAGCTCCTTTAGCCAAAGACAATTACTATCAACACATTGGTGTTTtaggtgtgtatgtattttttatacataagctttcttttttcatctctagttctaccctgtcctatagggtcgctatgagtcggaatcgacttgacggcagtgagttttttagcTCCGGAAAGAATACATGCTCATTGAAAGGCAactcatataaagaagcagagggCCAGAGTCAGGCATACGTGCATCACCCAGAGGCGGAGCTGCGGTATTTCCTCCTGAGGTCTTTCTCTGTAAAGCTGTATGTGGTTCAGATCACAACCagacatttttatttcaaattttttttctaaatggaaATAGCTGTATTGGTTTTCCGGATTATATATAAGCAATGCATGATTGTtatgaattttgtcccccaaatatatgtgttgaaatcctaacccatgTACCTGAAAATAAAACCCTGTTTGGAAGtaggatttttcttttgatatgttagTGATGTCATACCAGAGTGTACAGGCCCTGCGGCTGTCGAGTAGaagctgactcatagcaaccctataagataaagtagaactgccccatagggcttccaaggagaggctggtggattcaaactgctgaccttttggttagcagctgagctcttaaccactgcgccaccagggctccataccagaGTATAGcagatcctaaacctaaccatttctgagttctaaaaagagaaaaataaaggcagATTACACACATGGGGCGGGGTGAGGGGGTGAGGAGACAGACACCTTGAAACACCAAGAGGTGTTATTCTCAGAGATGTCCATTTAGAACCGTGTCCTTTTTGTCAAATCTAAATCAGGGTccccttactaaaaaaaaaaaaaaaattgccattgagttgattctgactcatagcaagcccataggacagagtccagctgctccatagggtttccaaggagcagctggtagattcaaactgccaaacttttggttagtagctgagctcttaaccgctgtgccaccagtgctccttaggaATACTCAATGTTCATTCTCGGGATTTCACGTGGTTAAGGCAcagactaaggagccctggtggctcaatggataagcactcagctgttaaccaaaaagttggcagttcaaattcaccagtggcTCTAAAGAGGAAATACTTGGCTATTTGCTCTGTcaagataacagcctagaaaaccctgtgggcagttctactttgtcacatggggtggctctaagtcaaaattgactcaatggtaaaaagatcaaatcaaacccagtgccatcaagtcaaatctgactcatagcgaccctgcaggacagagtagaactgccccatagcgtttccaaagtgcacctggtggactcgaactgctgctgaccctttggttagcagcggtagcacttaaccactacgccaccagggtttctgactcaatggcacacaacaacaaataaggaagcacAGAATGCCTGGGGTCATATCTTATCTCTGCCACTTGCTAGATGTGTGGTTTGGGGAAAAGCACTTAAACTCTTGTGAATTcacgtaaagtgcttagaacaatatAAGCCCTTAGTCACATCTCAGTAAATATCAGCCTCCATCATCTCGGGTGGCTGTACCATCATTCTGATAGAAGTTTGAAGGTCCTAAACATGAAAACTGAaaacctggtggcgcagcggttaagcatttggctgctaaccaaaaggtcagcagtttggatccaccagccactctatggaaaccctatggggcagttctcctctgtcctgtagggtcactatgagtcagaatcaactcaacagcaacaggtttggtttttggtttaaacatGTAAACTGGGCAGCCTTCACCCAAGTGTCTACTGACTCCTGACGATGCCATCATATTTTGGGTCTGTCTGTGGGTTTGTATCTTCTCTGATGAAAGAGTTTACAGCTTATAGAGAGATCCAGTGCAGTGTGaggatcgcttttgtgtggcctttctagccatggtcttctaactcccacccaagtgattgggcaggaccatgcaaatagggtaattgtagcccaccaaagggattagtcagttttgctatcctgctgggcttgaaatgagccaccccagaggggGGAAATAGAGCATTCCActgccaccaaggaagaacagccaggagtggataGTGCACCCTTTAGACCAGTGGTCCCTGTGCGGAGAAACTCCTGGACCTGGAAGTCAGCTCCTTCTGACTAGCACACAGACCCTCAAACTCCTAAAGTAATGGAGGTCCACGATACTGCAGATGCAATTGTTATTATGCTAATGAATGAATATCTTTGAATTTTATATGACAGGAAACTCCCTTGTCTGCAGCTTGATCCCTGGGCTAACTACTGAAGTTATGGTTGCATTCGGCTGTGAGGTCCGGAGTCCCAGAAATAGCCGGCTGTCCTGCTGTCCCAAGAGCTCCCAGAACTCAGCCCCAGAGTGTGGGGAAGGGGTAGGGGGCTGGATTCAAACCCCAGGCTCCACCTCAGAGCTTAGATGggggcagactcaaacctccccAAAGCCTCCATGGCCGCAGCTGAGAACAGGCCAGGACCACGCCTCACAGATCAGGGCCTCAAACATGGATGTGTGACAACCTCCCGTCACAGAGGCACAGGAACACAAGGGAGCCCAAACCTCACAGCTGAGCTGGCTCTTCCCTCCCAGGGGCAGCACAGGGCAGTGCTAGCCAGGGCACCCACGCTCTGGGGGTCCCGGGAGCTCAGAGTCAGACCTTTGGGCTGGGGCTCCATACAGGTTATATGAATGGGGTTCCTGGCCTGCAGATGATGGCATGCACAAGGGGCCCGGTCTGGTCAGAGAATTGCCATGTGCAGGGGCTAAAGGTGGCCAGTTCTCTTTAAGGAGACTGATAGCAGCAGGGAGCCCTGGAGAGGTTCTGAGCAAGGGAGCAGTGACCTAGTAGGTGTGTGATTTGCTGTGGAGCCCAGTGGCTGGACAAGGCCAGGAGGAGGCAGCAAGGCCCAGGAGAGAGGTGGGGACTGGGAgcggggtggagaggagggagagagaggaagtggGGTGGTGAGGAAGGGATTGAAGAGCCTCAGAGTCCCGTGAGGCTGCGGGATCTGTAGAGGGGTCAGGAGGGGAGGGCCCCCAGCAAGCGCCTGGCAGTATGtgcagggaggagggaagggtcgAGGCTGGAGGCAGGGCAGGTCAGGCCAGGTCCTCTCTGGAACCTAGGATCCTGCCTGGGACCTGGCTTCATGGAGGTCTAAGGAACAAACTTGGTGAGTGCTCAGAGCAAGTGCTTTCTAGGGCTCAGCCTCGGTCTCTTGTTTCTAAAGCCCAGGACCAAGCCTGCTATCTCTGAGTTTGCCCCGGGGTCAGGCAGTCCCATGGTGTGGTCGGGGGCATCGAGGGCCACCAAGACAGCCTGACACCATCTGAGCCTCTGGGGGCATGTAGGATGACCAGGCTCAGGCCCAGTGACAGGTTTTCCTTCCAAGGGACCCACGTGCTAAGGGGCTGCCCTTCATTTAGATGAGAGCAGAAGTCAAGTAACAGGCCCGCCTTCCTTCCCCAGGAAGCTGGTCAGCAAGTGCCTGGGCCTGCGGGCCCTCAATGGGGGGCCCGCAAGCCTTGCTCATCCACTGGGCAAGTACCACAAGCGCCAGGGACAGCTGGATGCAGGGGATGGGGAGGGGCTCCCTGGCCCAGCCTTCAACTTTAAGAGCCCCCCACCCAGGGTCTCTTGAAGCTTCCCAGGGTGCAAGTGGGGGAATCTGCATCCTCCTGAGGGTACCAGGCCCAGGGTAGGGGTCACAGTCCCAGTAAGGGGCAGATCTGGGTGACAGTGGTTGTTGGTGACACCCATCCTGTCGATTTCTTAGAACAGAGCCTTCAGGCGGGGCAGTCCTCCTGacctcttctccttctccttgaaAGAGGAAGCAGCCAGCAGGGTTCCAGGTAGTGCTCCATGATCTCTGCCCAGAGGCCCCCCTCTTAGTGACCAGACCCCAGAGAATTTTGGCTGACCATGGAACCATGGGCCTCCTGGGGCACGGACAAACCTTGACTGAGCACCAACTGTGCCTGGGTGATTCTATGAACTGGTGTGTAGCAGTGAGCAAACCAGGGTCAGCCTCATGGGGCTCAGACCCTGACCTGGAATAGCCATTCTGCTTCATAGTGGCTGTAAGGCTCAGGCAAGGAAATCAgcctccaggcctcagtttgctCACTGTACAAAGCAGGGCTAGTGACCCCTCCCTCAAAGAGTTGTAAGAAAAGCGTGAACGATGCTGGGCCAGATGCCCTAGCAATCACCAAACCATACCCTAGAACCCCTATCCCCTACACAAGCCTTTTATTTTCCAATTAAGGGAGCCCGGGGCCCTGAGAGGTGCTGCGACTTGCCTGGGGTCATACAGGTGTCCCTGGCAGAGATGGGACCACCCAAGCTTGTTCCTGTCTCGTAGGCACAGGCTGCTTCTCTGCCCCACAGTCTGAGTGGGGTCTGGGTGAGAGCAGGTCTCAGCAGGGCTCAAAGGCAGGCCTGGAGACGCCCAGGGCCTGGAGACGCCATAGTGGGGACCAGCTAGGCAGGTGAAACCATCTGTGAGGATGTGGTCACCTGGGCCGGCCCTGGGCTCAAAGGTGAGAGAACCAGTCTGGTGTCATTGGCTCATTACAGAAATCTGTTTAATGGTTTAGGAATGTGTACACTCTGGCTCTGCTAAGTTTCCAAAAAGGCAACTTTTCCATGTcttaaaaaatagatttgatatAAAGATTCATATATTCATAAATAGGTAACATGAAAAATTTCCCAAATGCAAATggcatccccccacccccaagagtCCAGGTTTGAcagtgggcagaggccaggctggtgGGGCTGGCCCCTGGCAGCCCTCTTGGGGAAGAGTAACTGAATTCAATATGAATTAGGAGCTTCTCCAGCTCCACACCTGCTGGGGCCTGTGTCCTTGGAGTCAAAACCCCCTTCTGGGAGGACAGAGATCCACCTCTCTAGTTGGGAGCTGCCAAGAATTCAACACCTTTAGGAGTCTGGACTTCAAGTTCTTGTCCTGCCCTAGGCTCCCACTGTGAGTGTAAAACACCAGTCTCCTTCCTGTTCTTTAAGCCCTGTCACCTGGCCCTAACCAGGCCTCAGGTGGCCCTTCTCCCATGGCCTGGTGGCTGCCAGGACACCTCCTGGCCTCCCCACCCCTGCACCTACCCCAGCCCCCGTCTCTGCCCCTGACCACACCTGCTCCTGCTCTTAGGCAGTTTataaacaaaggaagagattaaaCTGTTCTCCTCTTGCCCCAGAGGCCCTGGGCTGCTGGGAGAGGGCCAAGCCTGCCGGGGGAAGGAAACAGGCTGGGTTGTTCTCACACTTCCTTATTTTCTCTTACtgcagtccagtccctgtctgacaGTGAGGGCCCTGCCTGGGGGGTACTACAGAGGCCAGCCAGCACCCCACATGCAGTCAACCCACCGAGGGGCCTGAGCCCCTTCTTAACATCATTTGTTTCTGAGGTcagacaggagggaggggaagagtgcTTCCACTGGGAGCCTGCAGGAAATGGCTTCAGCCCGGCCCCAAGGGATACCACCAGGCCAAGGGATGGGGGAAAGGACTCCTGCTTGAGAGGGTATATGGGCAAGGGACAGAGCCAGggatggggcagctctcctcagaAGTATGTCCAGCCAGGCCATTTGTGGGATCCTAAATGACACAAATAAAAGGGCAGGGTTGGCAAgttggggaagggaggaagggcttGGGGAAGATAAACTGAGTTGGCATGGAGAGAAGACACTCATAGGGGACAGGAAGTGCCGGATAGAAGCTGAGGCGGAGCTGTGGAGGCCTTGGGCACCTGTATGGGATACAGACCGCTTCGGAGGGCCCTAGGGCACCTCAGGAGGTGTTAAAGCAAGGGAGGCAGGACCTCCAGCACTGCCACTCTGAGAGAAGCCCCCCAGTTCGGGTGGAGGCAGCTAAGGGCGAAAGGGCCAAGGGGGTGAAAATGGCCAGACCAAGTACAGCCAGGGTCTCACCTTTTTTGTCTGGGAAACACAGAAGCTAGGCTGGGTCCAGTGGGGGAACCGGCGCCTCTGAACACAGCAGGAAGGATTCTGGCACCTGGGGTCTGACTGGGTGACTTAAGGGTCCCTCTAAGACCTGAGCCTCAGGGAGGCAAGGTTTTACTTCCATCTGAAATGTTCACTTTCCTATCTCATTCCCCGCATCCCAGGTTCCTGCAAGCCAGTGCTGAAGAATTAACTGGTTTTGCAATCTGAGTGGCAAAACTCTGGGCCCTAGCTAGAAGACAGACCCCACTGGGCTGTGGTCATGACCCCACACTTGGTGCCAGAGAAAATGAGAAGCTCCTCTGGACATCAAAGCACATAGGAGGTGGTGTATAAGGCAGTAAGCCAGGCCCCAAGGAGGTGTCTGGGAACCGAGAGCTGGcagtgaagaaaggaagaaggtcCCTCAGCTGGGTGTTGAGGCTGCTCCAGGGCAGTGACCCACGGGACAGCCTGTTGGTCTGGTTGCCGAATAACTCTTGTTGTCTGCTGCTACACACTGGGGCCCTGGAGTGACCTGAAGACCCAGGTCACCAGCCGCATCCCTAGAAAGCAGCTACCTGCTGCCACAGCTGCAGCAAATGCAAGATATGAAATGCTCAGGAGTAGATGTGGAGGAGGGGCCACTTCTGGATCCCCCAACTGCTGTTCACATTGGCAGCTCAGGCCAGTCCTGGAATGTGAAGACACTGAGGGAAGGCCTTGGGCAGCAGGCTGGGTCCACAGTGACCAGCAGCCCCTGCAAGAGGTTTCTTGCTTCTTCCTTCCTCAAAGGCCGATTTCCTGCCCACATGCAGGTCATGGGAGGGGTAGTTCCAGGATCTCTCTAGCCACTCTAGAACCACCGGTGCCCTGGAGGGTTAGCTCGGGGCTTGGTTTGGCaggccagagagagacagaggtggGGAGGCCCGGCCTGTGTGCCCGGCACCCCAGTCAGCACCCACAGCCCCAGCTCTCGCTGATGTCCTTGCTGTCCAGCTGGATGTGGTCGGTGCTCTTCTCACTGAACATGGGGCCTCCGTGCCGCATGATGAGCTCCGTGGCCACCCGCAGGAAGGCCTCCTCAACGTTGCTCGAGTCCTTGGCCGACGTCTCGATGGCACACAAGATATCGTAGTGCTCAGCCAGGCTCTGTGCCTCGGCCAGTGGGACCTCCCGGAGCTCGCCAAGGTCCGACTTGTTCCCTGCAGAGAAAGGCCAGGTGCAGCTTGGTGAGGCCCACAGGTGTAGGGCAAGCCTGTCCTGAGACCCACAGCATTCCCACCCCTCTCTGCCAGATATAAGTAAGCACAGCTGTGTAAGAGGAAGtcactgcttagggggcactgagcttctgttaagggtgatgaaaaaacctGAAAACAGATAGAGGTGATAgttacacaacatggtgaatgtaattaatgtcattgaattgtacacacaaaaatgactgaaatggcaaatgctttggtatacatattttaccacaaaaaaatagagacagGACTCATGGTCCCAAGGAACTCTCCCAACCTCAGTGCCCCACGCTACTGCCTCTAATCTCTCCAAACTCACCAATCAGCAGCTGTACGATGTTGGAACCCGCATACTTCCTCACATCCTCAATCCAGTTAGGCACTGACAAGAAGGAGCTCCTCTTAGTAATGTCATAAGCAAGGATGGCTCCGTTCGCACTGCGGTAATAACTCTGGGTGATCGTGCGGAACCTCTCCTGGCCAGCCGTGTCCCAAATCTGCAGCTAAAGGAAAGAGGAGGCCTCTGGTGAACTTGGCAATGTGGCCCAACACAGGAGACAGGAAGACCAATcccacaaacccaaacccaaagcaGTAGTTCCACTGGGTAGGCCACCAGCCCAGCACCTTGGTGGTAATCACATAGGAGAGGCTAGAAGgtagacagagagagggaaagccttccgaGACCCTAGAGAGCAACTCAGTGGCCAAACTTTGAGGAGAGAAGGAGGACCTAAAGGGAAGGTGGGCAGCCCTTGTCCCTACCCTCTAAAATCCTCAGGGAAAGGCCAGGGCAGTGGGAGGGATGAAAAGAGATGTATTCTGAACTACAGCAGAAGAGGGCCTGACCAGGGGTCCTTTGTGTGTTCTCATTATCTCCTAAACACGGGGCTAGATGCTCTCCACCTGTCTAGTAAGCTGGCTCCAAGCCAGCTATTATGTTGTGCTGTGTCCAGGTGCAGGTCCCTCCCCCTCTTTGGGCCTGTAAAATGTACCACTATACGTGGTAGTATGTAAGAGCTCCTCCAGCATTTGGGTtctctaattctaaaaaaaaaaaaaagaccaacaaaTCTAAATTGGAGCAGATCTTCAGAAGGCTCTGGGAGCAACTTCCAGCTATGGCAGAATAATTGGTAGTAGACCAGTCCTCCCTCCGTAAACAATCAtaaaactggagaaaaatatatgaagcTTCTGTTTTCAAAATGTAGACAAGTAGTTTAAAAATGTAATCCCTGAAAGAAGCAAAACCCGTGAAATGAGCCTCATGATTACCACAACTCTCTACCTGGGTACAGTTTCCTGACCATGGGACAGTGGGCTAAAACCAAGCAGAGCACCAAGTTGAGGAGACAGAGATCAGAGTCTGAAGCAGCTGGAATGAAGTACCATGCAGAGGGAGGTCCAAAAGTCTATGTGGGGGTCCCTGTTGAGTCCTTGACTGACAACTAGCCTATACACGCACAGAATAAGACTACTAATGTCTTAGCAAGGAGTGGCTCTGACAGGTTTCAGAGCAGACTAGAGATAAAGACTAAGTAGTGCTGGGGTAAGAAGAAGTCAtcggtcctgcaaaattctatcatgtgatctccagcatcattcctatcaccagggccatattttccacctgatccttctactttgtttccaactttcacattccggtcaccagtaattatcaatgcatcctgattgcatgttcgatcaatttcagactacataagttggtaaaaatcttcaatttcttcatcattggccttagtggttggtgctcaatatcatcagtcagaacaaggtcaggagcTGAcgacagaacagatcatcaattgtttgtatgcaaattcaagttggaactgaagaaaattagaacaagtccatgagagccaaagtacaaatttGAGAATATCCCatgtgaatttagaaaccatctcaagaatagatttgccacgctgaatactaatgactgaagaccagacgagttgtggaataacatcataGACATCTTACaagaagaaagtaagagatcattaaaaagacaggaaagaaagaaaataccaaagtggatgtcagaagagactctgaaactggctcttaaatgtcgagtagctaaagcaaaaggaagaaacgatgacgcgaaagagctgaacagaagatttcaaagggtgggttcggaagacaaagtaaagtattataatgacatgtgcaaagacctggagatagaaaaccaaaagggaagaatacactcagcatttctcgagctgaaagaactgaagaaaaaat is a window of Elephas maximus indicus isolate mEleMax1 chromosome 20, mEleMax1 primary haplotype, whole genome shotgun sequence DNA encoding:
- the RAB43 gene encoding ras-related protein Rab-43, giving the protein MAGPGPGPGDPDEQYDFLFKLVLVGDASVGKTCVVQRFKTGAFSERQGNTIGVDFTMKTLEIQGKRVKLQIWDTAGQERFRTITQSYYRSANGAILAYDITKRSSFLSVPNWIEDVRKYAGSNIVQLLIGNKSDLGELREVPLAEAQSLAEHYDILCAIETSAKDSSNVEEAFLRVATELIMRHGGPMFSEKSTDHIQLDSKDISESWGCGC